From the genome of Pyxidicoccus trucidator:
TCCTGTCCTGCATCCAATCCGAGAGCACCACCTGTCCATCAGGGCTGCTCTGTGCTTCGGGCATGAAGTGCGCAGCCAGACAGGATGCATGCATCCTTGACGACTGCGGCGATGGGGTCATCCAGCCCGGCGAAGCCTGTGACGATGGCAACATCACCGGCGCCGATGGCTGTAGCCCGGACTGCAAGTCGTTGGAGCTATGTGGGAACGACATCGTGGACACCGCCGTGCACGAGAATTGCGACGATGGCAATGCCATCGGGTCAGACGGATGCAGCGCTGACTGTAAATCAAACGAAGAGTGCGGCAATGACTTCGTTGATGCCGACGAGACGTGCGATGACGGCAATCATGATGATGGTGATGGATGCAGCGCGGACTGCCAATCCGACGAGACCTGTGGCAATGACCTCATCGACATCGACGAGAGTTGCGATGACGGCAACCAGGTGAATGGCGATGGATGTAGCGCCGATTGTCAATCGGACGAGAGCTGCGGCAATGGCATTCTCGATCCCGGTGAGGTGTGCGACGACGGCAACGAAGAGAGTGGCGACGGCTGCAGTGCGACTTGCGCCTCTGAAGAATGTGGCAATCAAGTCGTGGATGCCAACGAGACATGCGACGACGGCAACAAGGTGGGGGGCGACGGTTGCAGCGCTGTTTGCCGGGCGGAAGAGGGGTGTGGCAATGGCATTAAAAACGCCAACGAGGAGTGTGACGACGGCAATTACTTCAATGACGATGACTGCTTGTCGTCATGTGTCCTGGCCAGATGTGGCGATGGATTCATGGACCAAACCCCTCCTGTTATAGAGGAGTGCGACGATGGCAATGCCCTTGCCTGTGGGACCTGCGGGCAAGGCTGCCAGGTGCGTCAGGACTCCAGTATCGCCAGCGGGTATTTCGAAGCCGTCGAGGGGGGCCTAATTGCGGATGGCGAAATATTCTCCATCAGTGATGGTCGAGCCCGACTGTTCTTCGAGTTCAACAAGACAGGGCAAGTACCCGATTCTCATGTCGAAGTATCTATCGGTGATGGGACTGCTGCGCGGGGTGTGGCCTGGGCGATGGCGGTTGCCATCACGAAGCAAATCTCCAATGGGAAGTTGGACATCCAGGTGACGGGGCCCGGAGACAAAGACGCACTGGTGCGTCTGGATAACGTTGCCCCCGGCACCCACGGAAATCAGGCCCTCATCGAGTCCGTAAAGGACCGGGGCTTCCTGGCAGAGGGGATGAGTGAGGGCGCAGGCCACGACTGCCCCGAGGGGACCCGCTGCACACGCAATGAGGACTGTGCGGGAGGCGATGACGGCAGAATCGGGAAGTGCAAGGGGGGAAACGCGGATGCGGGAACTGTCGGTAGCTGCATCCTTGTGCGCCCCTGAAAGCCGACCGTTGCGCCTCGGCTCAGTCCCTCTATCCTGCGCCGCCATGGCTACCCACTTCGACCCCAGCGCCGCCGCCCAGCCGGGCTCCGGCGTCTTCGGCCTCCCCCACTCGCCCGACGAGGCCCACGTCGTCCTCATCCCCGTCCCCTTCGAGGCCACCACCAGCTATGGCGGCGGTACCTCCGAGGGCCCCGCCGCCGTCCTCGACGCCAGCCGGCAGGTGGACCTCTTCGACGTGGAGACGGGCCGCCCCTACGAGCGCGGCATCGCCATGCTCCCCGAGCCCCAGGAGCTGCGCGACTGGAACACCCAGGCCAAGGAGCGCGCCCAGGTCGTCATCGAGGCCGGTGGCATCCACTCCGGCGAGGCCGAGCTGCTCCAGGCCGCGAAAGACGTCAACGCCCTCTGCGACCAGATGAACGAGTACGTCTACCGCACCGCGAAGCACTGGTTGGAGCAGGGCAAGCGCGTGGGCGCCGTGGGCGGTGACCACTCCATCTCCTACGGCATCATCCGCGCCCACGCGGAGAAGTACCCCGGCATGGGCGTGCTCCACCTGGACGCGCACGCCGACCTGCGCGTGGCCTACGAGGGCTTCACCTGGTCCCACGCGTCCATCATGTACAACGTCGCCGAGCGCATCCCTGGCGTGAAGACGCTCGTCCAGGTGGGCCTTCGCGACATGAGCGCGGAGGAGCACGGCTACATCGAGGGCTCCAAGGGCCGCGTCCACGGCTTCTTCGACGCCGCCCTCCAGAACAAGCGCTTCGACGGCATCCCCTGGAACCGGCAGGTGGATGAAATGGTCGCCCTGCTGCCCCAGCACGTCTACCTGTCCTTCGACATCGACGGGATGGACCCGGTGCTCTGCCCGCACACGGGCACCCCGGTGCCGGGCGGCCTGTCCTTCCCCGAGACGGTGGCGCTCATCTCCGGCGTCGTCCGCTCCGGCCGCACCATCGTCGGCTTCGACCTCACCGAGGTCTCCCCGGATCCAGAGGGCGGCGAGTGGGACGGTAACGTCGGCGCGCGCCTGCTCTACAAGATGATTGGCTGGATGCTGAAGTCGCAGAAGTCCTGAGCGCCGCGGGTTCCGGGCCCCCGGGCCCGGTCACCCGCCCCGGGGCAGCAGCAGGCTGAACGTGGAGCCCTGGCCGGGGCGGGACACCGCCGACAGCGCCCCGCCGTGCAGGCGCGCCAGCTCCGAGGCCACGTGGAGCCCCAGCCCCGTCACGCCGGCGGGGCCCGTCTGGAAGGGCGTGAAGAGTCGGGGCACTTCCTCCTCGGGAATGCCCGGCCCCGAGTCCTTCACCTGCACCGTCACCAGCGAGCGCGACGCCTGCAGCTCCACCGTCACCTCGCTCCGGTCCGGGCTCTGCCGCACGGCATTGCCCAGCAGCACGTCGAAAATCTGGCGGATGCGCTCCGTGTCGATGCGCAGCGACACCGGCTCCGACGGCGCCACCAGCGTCACCGGCGCATGCGCCCTCCAGGCCATCACCGCGTCACGCAGGTGCCGCGTCAGGTCCGCTTCCACCGGCTGCAGCGCCAGCCCACCCGCCGCAAGCCGCGCCACGTCCTTCAGGTGACGACCCAGCGTCTCCATGGACCGGAGCTGCGCCTCCAGGGACTCCAGCGCCACGCGGTCCACCGCGGGCCCGGCTTCCAGCCGCTTGAGCTGCGCCCGCGCCGTGTCCAGCGGGCCCTGGAGCGTCTGCGCCACCCACTGGCCCAGCACCTCCACGGGCGAGCCCGCGTCCACGGACTCCAAACGCGGCGCGCTGGCCAGGGACTGGCGGATGACCGACTCGAAGTCGGTGATTTCGAAGGGCTTGTGCAGGAAGGCATAGGCCTCCGGCGCCCCCTGCGGCAGCACCGCGCTCAGCAGGATGATGGGCACGTCCTTGAGCCGGGACTCCTGCTTCATCCGGCGGCACAGCTCCACGCCGCTCAGGCGCGGCATCATGTGGTCCGTCACCACCAGTTGGGGCAGACGGGCCTTCGCGAGCCCGAGCGCCTCCTCGCCGTCCCGCGCCCTCAGTACGTCGTGGCCCAGGTCCTCCACCACCTGGCTGAGGACCTCCAACACCGCTGGCTCATCGTCCGCGACCAGGACGAGACTCATGCTTCCACTCCCTCGGCTTCAGTGCGCCTGACGCTACCGGCGCACTGCCAGGATAACGGCCGCCACCCACGGTGCACCGGCACCGGTGGAAGCGCTCGCATCCCGGAGATGCAATCGTTCACGGATGAGCGGACTGGTTTATGAAGGGCAGCGCACCGCTACCAGAGACCTCCGGGCAGGCTGGGGCCTACCCGACAGTCGGGCTGTCATGCTCCCGACATTCGCTGGTGGCGCATGGAGGGTTGGAATGAAGCCTGGAGTCATGACGTGGAGCCTGTGGGTGGTGGCGCTGCTCGCCTCTGGGAGCGCGAGCGCGGACCTGGCCCGGCGCCGGGACGCCATCGTCGAGGTCGTCCAGAAGGTCTCCCCCGCTGTCGTCTACATCGGCACCGAGCAGGAGGTGGAGTCCCGCTTCCGGGGCCGGCGCTCCCCTCTGGAGGAGTTCTTCGGCGGCATGGGCGGAGACCCGGAGCGCCAGAAGATTGAGGGCCTGGGCAGCGGCGCCATCATCGACGCGTCCGGCATCATCGTCACCAATGACCACGTCATCCGTGGCGCCTCCGCCATCCATGTGATTCTGGCGGACGGTCGCTCGTTCGAAGCGGAGGTGATTGGCAGCGATGCGGGCAACGACCTGGCCGTGCTCAAGGTCAACGCGCGCGAGCCGCTGCCCACCGCGAAGCTGGGCACCAGCTCGGACCTGATGATTGGTGAGACGGTGGTGGCCATCGGCAGCCCGTTCGGCCTGAGCAAGACGGTGACGGCGGGCGTGGTCTCCGCCGTGGGCCGCACCTTCCGAGCGGACGGGCGCGTCTACAACGACTTCGTCCAGACGGACGCGGCCATCAACCCCGGCAACTCGGGCGGCCCGCTGCTCAACGTGGACGGTGAAATCATCGGCATCAACACCGCCATCTTCGGCGGCGGCGCGCAGGGCATCGGCTTCGCGATTCCGGCGGACAAGGTGCGGCGCATCGTCGATGAGCTGACCCGCTTCGGAAAGGTGCGCCCCGCGTGGGTGGGCATCGACACGGTGGACCTGGCTCCGCGCGTGGCCCGGCAGCTCGGGTGGGACCGCGCCTACGGCGCGCTGGTGTCCACCGTGGAGCCCGGCAGCCCCGCGGCCCAGGCCGGCGTGAAGCGTGGAGACGTGGTGGCGGAGCTGGGCGGCTCGCGCATCGAGGACGCCGAGGACTTCGACACGCGCGTGCGCGGCTACCCCGCCCGCTCGCCCTTCCCCCTGGTCCTCTTCCGAGAGGGCGGCGTGCGCACGGTGCAGGTGACGCCTACGGAATTCCCCGCTCGCATGGTCGAGGGGCTGGCTTGGGAGCGGCTGGGACTCAGGGTGCGGGAGGGCAAGCGGGCGCTGGCGGTGGCGGGCGTGCGTCCCGAATCGGTGGCGGCCGAGGTGGGGCTGGAGCCGGGGGACGTCATCCTGCGGGTGAACAACCAGCTGGTGCCCACGGCGGAGGCGTTCCGGGAGGCGCTGCTGACGGCGCGACGCGGACGGAGCGTGTTGCTGCTCGTGCAGCGGGGCCGGTACGGGTACCACATCACGCTGCCCTTCGAGCAGGGCCAGGGGCAGCGGCTCTAGGGCACTTCGTCCAGGACCGCCCTCCCTGGATTTCGGGACCCGCGAGTCTCGAACTAGCATGGGGGGTATGAGTTCCGTTCGTTACCAGTCCCTCGGTCCCCTGCTGGCGGGGGAAGGCTCGCGTGCCTTCCTCGGCCTTGCCCTTGAGGACGGCGCGCCCCCCCGCCCCGTGGTGCTCATCTGGGCGCCGCAGGAGATTGCCCAGAACCCGGAGATGACGGCGAGGCTGACGCGAGAGACGTCGCGCGCGCTCGTCTTCGAGCACCCCAACATCCTCCGCGTCCACGGCCTGGCGGTACAGGACGGCGGCGTGGCGCGCGTCACCGAGTTCGCCGACGGCGAGCCCCTGCGCCGCCTGCTGGAGGCCCACCCCCGCCTGCCGCCGCAGTTCGCCGCGCTCGTCGTCGCGGACGCGGCCATGGGCCTGCACTACGCGCACGTCGCCGGCAATGACGACGGCACGCCACTGGTGCACGGCGACATCCGCCCGGAGACGCTGATGCTCTCCTTCGGCGGCGTGACGAAGGTGACGGGCTACGGCGCCCTCGGCGTGGCCCCGCGCGAGAAGGACGGCAAGCGCGTGAAGAACCGGCGCAAGTACAGCGCGCCCGAGCAGCTCCTGGGTGGCCGCGAGGCCGTCAACGTGCAGTCGGACGTGTTCCTGCTGGGGCTCGTGCTGCACGAGAGCCTGTCGGGGAAGATGCCGTTCAAGGAGACGGCGGACCCGGACAAGGCCGTGCTCAACCGCTCCCTGCCGCCGCTGCCGCAGGACGTGCCGCTGAAGATTGACGCGGTGGTGCGCAAGGCGACCACGAAGCGCGCGTATGACCGGTATCCGTCGGCGCTCGCGTTCCGTGAGGCGCTGGTGGAGGCGGTGGGCACGCTGCCCACGCATGCGCAGTTCGCCGAGTTCATGGCGAAGTACTTCCCGCCGGAGAACGAGGCGCGGTCGGCGCGGCGCCGGGTGATTGAGACGGGTATCGCGGAGGTGATGCAGAAGGCGGGAGTCTCGCCCCCCGTGGTGGCCGAGTTCCTCGCGCGCGGGACGCTGCCTGCGGGAGTGTTGCCCGCGAAGTGGCCGGCGCTGCCGGGACAGCTCTCCGTGTCGGGCCCCGTGAATCTGAGCAGCGCTGCTTCGGCGGGTCCCGAGGAAGGTGCTTCCGTTCAGGGCACTCCGGCGGCGGCGAGCTCCGGTCCGACCACGGGTTCTCACGCGCAGGTGGCGGCGGCCGGGAGCTCCGCGCAGGCGCCCATCACGGGCAGCGCGCCAGTGGTGCCGGCCGCGAGCGCGACGGTGACGACGGGGTCGCATGCGCAGGTGTCGGCCAGCGGCTCTCACGCACAGATTCCGAGCGGGACGGGGGCTGAGCAGACCGCACCGGCCTCCTCTGCTTCCGCGCAGGGCCCGGCCAGCGGCTCTCACCCACAGCTCCCGGGTGGGTCGGCCTCCGCAACGGGTTCGAATGCCACCGTTGCGCCCTCGCATGGGACGACGGGCTCGAATGGAACGGTGGCTCCCGCCGCTTCGGCTGCGGCCTCTACTGCTTCGGGCGCGTCACCTGCCGTCGGTGGGCAGCCGCCCAAGGGCGTTCCGTCCGCGGCGCAGGTTCCTCCGGCCGCCGTGGTGGCCTCGCAGCAGCCGTCACGCTCCTGGGTGGGGTTCATCGTCGTGGGGCTGGTGCTGACGCTCGGCGCGGGCGCCATCGTGCTCAAGCGGCTGCCCTCGAACATCGAGGCGGAAGTCGATGCGGGAGACCCCGCGTCCATGGCACTGCTGGCGACCGCCGACGCAGGGCCGGTGGATGCCGGTGTCGTGGACGCGGGCATCCCGACGGGCATGCTGGACCTCACCGTCGAGCCGCGCGTGGAAGCGTCCGTGCCTGGCATCTACCTGGGACGCACACCGCTGTCCGCGTCGCTACCGGCGGGCCGGCACGTGCTGACGCTCAGCAACCCCGTGCTCGGCATCCAGGTGACTCGCACCATCACCGTGCCGGCGGGTGGCCGCACCGCGCAGCAGTTCTTCCTCAACAAGGGCTTCGCCACCGTGCGCGCGCCGAAGGGCGCCATCGTCACCATCGACGGTCGCCTCGTGGGTGCTGCTCCCGTCGAGGAGCTGGACCTCTACGAGGGCACGCACCAGCTCCTCGTCGTCGTGAACAACGCGCGCTGGCAGCGGACCTTCAAGATGGAGCCCGGTCAGCGCGTTGCCTTCGACGTGGACTTCGAGGCACCCGTCGAGGAGTAGCGGGCATCCGCTGGAACCCCCGCGCCGTCATCCGAGGCGCGGGGGCAGGTGCACAAGCGCGAGCTCCCTGGCAGCGCGCTACGCGCTCTTGCGCCGCCGCATCATCGCCTCGTACGAGCGGCCCACGCTCTGCGAGAGGATGAGCAGCTCGCCCACGTCCGGCGGGGTGAGCTGGTCGGGCCCGTTGTCCACGTAGAGCAGGTGCACCACCTTGCCGCGCACCAGCAGCGGCAGGATGACGGCTGTCGTCGGGAAGCCGCCGCCCAGCAACTTGTAGAACACGCCCATCGCCGCGTCCCGCTTCACCGGGCCGATGTAGTGCGAGCGCGTGTCGCGCACCAACCGGAAGGTGCTCTGCTCCCTCAGCGCCACGCCGATGCGCCGCACCGCCGGCTCGCGCACGCCGGTGCCCATGCCGTGCCAGCCCGTCACCAGGCTGCCCTGCACCGACAGCAGCAGGTTCCGCTTCCACTTGCCCAGCGCGAAGCGCAGCACCGTGCGCGCCACGTCCTCGCGGTCCGAGCTGCGCGCCAGCTCCGCCTGCGCCTCCGCGAACGTCATCGGCGTCGGTGGCGGCTCCGGAGGCCGCTGCACCGGCACCGCCTGCGGAGGCGGCACCGCCGTCGGAGCCGCCGCCACGGGCACTGCCGGGCGCTGCGGCTGCGTCGGAGGCACAAACACCACCGGCGGCGGCGTCATCGGGAAGGGCTGCGCGGGCACCACCGGACGCGGCGGCTGCACCGGCACCTGCGCCGCCGGAGGCGCGACCGGAGCCACGGGCCGCTGCATCACCGGGGCTTCTGGCATCGGCAGGGGCTCCATCACCTCCACCCCGGTGATGACCTCCTCCTCGCCCATGTCCCCTTCGTAGTCCGCCCCTCCGCGCAAGGCCTGAGCGTAGACGGACTGGAACTCCTCCTCGCTCATCAGGTCCGGCGCCTTCTCGGACGCCTTCGCCAGCTCCGCCTGCGAGCCCGGCGCGGGCCTCGGGCGGATGGCATTCACGTCGATGGCGCGCAGTGAGCGGAACGCCTTGCAGTAGCGGCGCAGCAGCTGGTTCATCCGGAACTCGGGGATGACCACCGGCACCACCCGCTTGCCCGTCTTGAAGGCAATCGAGTCCAGCGTCTCGAAGTCGTGCGGGTTGAGCACGGCGATGCTCAGCCGCGTCGAGTCCACCCGCATGGGCAGGTACTCCTTGTCGTCCGCGTGGTTCGACGACACGAGCGCCATCGCCTTCGGGTCCGGCACCAGCTCCCCGGACGCAAACGCGGTGTTGTGCAGTTGACCCAGCGTCTTCGCCAGGTCCTGCTCGGACACCAGCCCGAGCTCCACGAGGTTCGTCCCGAGCCGCCCGCCGTGCACCACCTGTGCCTCGAGCGCCTCCTCGAGTCCCTCGGCGGTGACGAGACCTTCCTTCAGGAGCATTTCACCCAGGCGCATGGCCTCCGCTTGTAGCCGTGCCCCGTCCCGCTCCGCAAGCGCGCCCACACCCGGCGCGCGGTGGCGCTAGTCCTCGGGGTGGTGGCTGAGCGCCACCCGGTTGCCCTCCGGGTCCCTCACGTACACCGACCACCGCGTCTCGTGCTCCAGGGGGACCCCCGCCCGGGCGAGCGCCTCCACCGCGCCGGCCCGTCCGGACTTCGGAATCCGGAACGCCAGCAGCAGCAGGCCCGGCCGCTCGTGGCGGAACGGGCTGGGCTCCGGCTCCGTCCCCGCTGCCTCGATGGCCAGGAAGCCGCCTCCGGGCACGCCCACCCAGATGCTCCTCAGGGAGCCGTCCGGCCTCAGGTGCCGGGTCAGCTCGGGGAAGCCGAGCAGGTCCCGGTAGAAGGCGGTCACCCGCTCGATGTCCCTCGCCTGGATGGCCACATGGTGGAAGCCCTGAACGTCCATGGCGCGGATGCTATGGTCTGCGCGCTCATGGCGCGACTGCTCGTCGTCGAAGACAACCACGAACTGGCTTCCCTCATCGTCTCCGCGGCCGAGAGCCGGGGGCATGAGGCGCGCGCCGCCTATACCGGCGAGGCCGCCCTGGAGGCACTCGGCCCCGGCTCCAAGTGGGACATCGCCCTCGTGGACCTGCTGCTGCCGGACATCCGCGGCAGCGAGGTGCTGGGCGCGCTGCGCGCCCACGGCATCCCCGCTGTCGCCGTCAGCGGCGTCTACAAGGGGGACCGCTTCGCCCAGGAGGCCGTCCAGGTCCACGGCGCCCGCGCCTTCTTCTCCAAGCCCTTCGAGCTGAACGCCGTCATGGAAGCCCTGGAGGAGGCGGGTGGAATCTCACCCGAGCCCCGCGCGTCCCCCCCCGTGCCGGAGTCCGCGCCGCCCGACGAGCTCCTCGACGAGGACGACCTCATCGTCCTGGAGGAGCTGGCTCCCGAGCCCGAAGAGGGCGACGCCGCCTCCTCCTTGCACTCCGTGGCCGAGACGGAGGCACTGCCCGTCCCGGACGATGGTGAGCACGCCCTCCCGCTGCCCTTCGAGCGGCGCGAGAAGGTGTGGAGCCCCACCGCCGCCTCCCCGGCCACCCCCTCGCGCGGCACCCTGCCCGAGTGGACGCTCGCGGGAGACCTCAAGGACACCTCCGTCGCGCGGCTGCTGAACGCGTACTACGAGGCGCGCCACCACGGAGAGCTGAAGCTCAAGCAGGGCTCCATCCTCAAGGTCGTCTACTTCGAGGCCGGCCGCATCGTGTACGCCGCCTCCAACCTGGGCCAGGAGCGCTTCGGCCGCTTCTGCGTCCGCCGAGGCGTGCTGCCCGAGGCCCGCCTGGCCGAGGTGGCCGCGTACGCGAAGGAGCACGGCCTGCGCACCGGCGAGGCCATGCTGCGCCTGGGCCTCATGGACGCCGCGCGGCGCCAGCAGCTCCTAGAGGAGCAGGTGAAGGAAATCATCTGGTCCACCTTCACCTGGACGGAGGGCCAGTACGGCTTCAGCGCCATGCGGCCGCAGCGCGCGGACCTGGTGAAGCTGTCCGTCTTCCCCGGGGACCTGGTGCTGGAGGGCATGGAGAAGACGGAGACGCTGGTGGCGCTGCGCCAGCGCATGCCGCCCTCGCGCCGCCTCTTCCCCACCGCGGACCCGCCGTATGGCCTGCACGAGCTGAAGCTGCAGGGGCCGCAGGCGCTGCTGCTCGCGTACGCGGACGGCAGCAAGACGGTGGAGGACCTGCTCGCGCTCACGGACCTGTCCGAGCGTCAGGCCCTGGCCACGCTGCGCGGCCTGGAGCTGCTCGGCGTGCTGGAGGAGCGGCCCGAAGCCCCGAGCCGCCGCCACCGCATCACCTTCGGCCTCTAGCCCGCCGCGCCGTCCCGACGGCGGCGCAGCAGCCGCGCCAGCGCCAGCAGCCCGAACACGGCCGCGCCCGAGCCCGTCCCCGCTCCCGAGCAGCCACACCCGGAGGTGGCCTGCTCCTCGGGCAGGGGCGCGGACACCGGCACGCCGTTGAGCAGCACCTCTCCACCGAAGTGGGGCGAGGTCAGCAGCCGGGGACGCGCCACGTAGGTCAGCACGGCGGTGCCGCTCGCCGGCAGCGGGATGCCCTCCACCGCGAAGCCGTCCTCTCGCGCCTCCTCCGCCATGGGCTGGCCGTCCACCTTCACGCTGCCGGGCAGCCACTCCAGCCCCTGCACCTGCTCCACGTGGCGCAGGCCGGACACCGGGCACTCCGTGGTGTTGCGCAGCCGCACCACCACGCCCACCAGGCCATTCTCCGAGCCCGTGGGGGACTCCGTCTCATGCGTCAGGTCCACGAAGGGCTCGGTGGTGATGGGCACCACGTGCTCGGTGGTGGCCGTCCTGCCGCCGGCCGCCTCCGCGGTGACGCGCAGGGTGATGGACTCGCCCACCAGCCCCTCCAGCCCCGTCTCCTGCGTGCGGGGGGTGACGCTCTCACCGGACAGCGCGTCCTCCGTGAGCGCGGGCCCGTCCACCTGCGTCCACAAGAGGGCCGCCGTGCGGCAGGCACCGGCGGGAATCGCCTGGGTGAGCGTGCCGGTGACACCCTCGCCACAGCGGGCCACCAGCGCCCCACCCTCCAGCGCGCCCAGCCGGACGTCCCGAGCGGGCACCGTCACCCGCGCCTCCGCGGTGCCTCCGTTGCTCCGGGGCTGGCCGCTGTCGTCGAGGAGCGCGCCCTGGACGAGGTACTCCGTGGCATCGCAGGTCTCCGGCACCGGCGGACTCCAGGACCCCGGCACGGACACCACCTCGGATGCCAGCTCCGGCCCGCCCGTTCCCTCGCTGAGCGCCATGCGCGCCCGCAGGGCGTACTCGCCCGGGCAGAGCAGCGACGTGCCCAGGTTGACGTCCACCTGCTGGTCCGCCGCGGGCACCGCCGTCAGGTTCAGCCCGGCGGTGGTGGCGTCCTCCTCCGGGGGCTCCGCGACCACGCGAACCTGCGCCTCGGTGCCTTCCTGGAGGCCGCCCTCGATGGAGTTGATGCGGTTCCTCGCGGTGAGCGACAGCGTGGCGCGCGCGCACGCGGCGGCCTCCACCCGGAGCGCTCCGCTCACCACCTCGGACGCGAGCGAGACGGTGCCGCCGTCCGAGTCCTTCACGGTGAGGCCCGGGGGCACGCCCTC
Proteins encoded in this window:
- a CDS encoding DUF4215 domain-containing protein, producing the protein MRQDLSFQFRLGHALLAILCLLFLSCIQSESTTCPSGLLCASGMKCAARQDACILDDCGDGVIQPGEACDDGNITGADGCSPDCKSLELCGNDIVDTAVHENCDDGNAIGSDGCSADCKSNEECGNDFVDADETCDDGNHDDGDGCSADCQSDETCGNDLIDIDESCDDGNQVNGDGCSADCQSDESCGNGILDPGEVCDDGNEESGDGCSATCASEECGNQVVDANETCDDGNKVGGDGCSAVCRAEEGCGNGIKNANEECDDGNYFNDDDCLSSCVLARCGDGFMDQTPPVIEECDDGNALACGTCGQGCQVRQDSSIASGYFEAVEGGLIADGEIFSISDGRARLFFEFNKTGQVPDSHVEVSIGDGTAARGVAWAMAVAITKQISNGKLDIQVTGPGDKDALVRLDNVAPGTHGNQALIESVKDRGFLAEGMSEGAGHDCPEGTRCTRNEDCAGGDDGRIGKCKGGNADAGTVGSCILVRP
- a CDS encoding agmatinase family protein, encoding MATHFDPSAAAQPGSGVFGLPHSPDEAHVVLIPVPFEATTSYGGGTSEGPAAVLDASRQVDLFDVETGRPYERGIAMLPEPQELRDWNTQAKERAQVVIEAGGIHSGEAELLQAAKDVNALCDQMNEYVYRTAKHWLEQGKRVGAVGGDHSISYGIIRAHAEKYPGMGVLHLDAHADLRVAYEGFTWSHASIMYNVAERIPGVKTLVQVGLRDMSAEEHGYIEGSKGRVHGFFDAALQNKRFDGIPWNRQVDEMVALLPQHVYLSFDIDGMDPVLCPHTGTPVPGGLSFPETVALISGVVRSGRTIVGFDLTEVSPDPEGGEWDGNVGARLLYKMIGWMLKSQKS
- a CDS encoding ATP-binding protein, whose amino-acid sequence is MSLVLVADDEPAVLEVLSQVVEDLGHDVLRARDGEEALGLAKARLPQLVVTDHMMPRLSGVELCRRMKQESRLKDVPIILLSAVLPQGAPEAYAFLHKPFEITDFESVIRQSLASAPRLESVDAGSPVEVLGQWVAQTLQGPLDTARAQLKRLEAGPAVDRVALESLEAQLRSMETLGRHLKDVARLAAGGLALQPVEADLTRHLRDAVMAWRAHAPVTLVAPSEPVSLRIDTERIRQIFDVLLGNAVRQSPDRSEVTVELQASRSLVTVQVKDSGPGIPEEEVPRLFTPFQTGPAGVTGLGLHVASELARLHGGALSAVSRPGQGSTFSLLLPRGG
- a CDS encoding trypsin-like peptidase domain-containing protein, whose product is MKPGVMTWSLWVVALLASGSASADLARRRDAIVEVVQKVSPAVVYIGTEQEVESRFRGRRSPLEEFFGGMGGDPERQKIEGLGSGAIIDASGIIVTNDHVIRGASAIHVILADGRSFEAEVIGSDAGNDLAVLKVNAREPLPTAKLGTSSDLMIGETVVAIGSPFGLSKTVTAGVVSAVGRTFRADGRVYNDFVQTDAAINPGNSGGPLLNVDGEIIGINTAIFGGGAQGIGFAIPADKVRRIVDELTRFGKVRPAWVGIDTVDLAPRVARQLGWDRAYGALVSTVEPGSPAAQAGVKRGDVVAELGGSRIEDAEDFDTRVRGYPARSPFPLVLFREGGVRTVQVTPTEFPARMVEGLAWERLGLRVREGKRALAVAGVRPESVAAEVGLEPGDVILRVNNQLVPTAEAFREALLTARRGRSVLLLVQRGRYGYHITLPFEQGQGQRL
- a CDS encoding serine/threonine-protein kinase gives rise to the protein MSSVRYQSLGPLLAGEGSRAFLGLALEDGAPPRPVVLIWAPQEIAQNPEMTARLTRETSRALVFEHPNILRVHGLAVQDGGVARVTEFADGEPLRRLLEAHPRLPPQFAALVVADAAMGLHYAHVAGNDDGTPLVHGDIRPETLMLSFGGVTKVTGYGALGVAPREKDGKRVKNRRKYSAPEQLLGGREAVNVQSDVFLLGLVLHESLSGKMPFKETADPDKAVLNRSLPPLPQDVPLKIDAVVRKATTKRAYDRYPSALAFREALVEAVGTLPTHAQFAEFMAKYFPPENEARSARRRVIETGIAEVMQKAGVSPPVVAEFLARGTLPAGVLPAKWPALPGQLSVSGPVNLSSAASAGPEEGASVQGTPAAASSGPTTGSHAQVAAAGSSAQAPITGSAPVVPAASATVTTGSHAQVSASGSHAQIPSGTGAEQTAPASSASAQGPASGSHPQLPGGSASATGSNATVAPSHGTTGSNGTVAPAASAAASTASGASPAVGGQPPKGVPSAAQVPPAAVVASQQPSRSWVGFIVVGLVLTLGAGAIVLKRLPSNIEAEVDAGDPASMALLATADAGPVDAGVVDAGIPTGMLDLTVEPRVEASVPGIYLGRTPLSASLPAGRHVLTLSNPVLGIQVTRTITVPAGGRTAQQFFLNKGFATVRAPKGAIVTIDGRLVGAAPVEELDLYEGTHQLLVVVNNARWQRTFKMEPGQRVAFDVDFEAPVEE
- a CDS encoding general secretion pathway protein GspE — encoded protein: MRLGEMLLKEGLVTAEGLEEALEAQVVHGGRLGTNLVELGLVSEQDLAKTLGQLHNTAFASGELVPDPKAMALVSSNHADDKEYLPMRVDSTRLSIAVLNPHDFETLDSIAFKTGKRVVPVVIPEFRMNQLLRRYCKAFRSLRAIDVNAIRPRPAPGSQAELAKASEKAPDLMSEEEFQSVYAQALRGGADYEGDMGEEEVITGVEVMEPLPMPEAPVMQRPVAPVAPPAAQVPVQPPRPVVPAQPFPMTPPPVVFVPPTQPQRPAVPVAAAPTAVPPPQAVPVQRPPEPPPTPMTFAEAQAELARSSDREDVARTVLRFALGKWKRNLLLSVQGSLVTGWHGMGTGVREPAVRRIGVALREQSTFRLVRDTRSHYIGPVKRDAAMGVFYKLLGGGFPTTAVILPLLVRGKVVHLLYVDNGPDQLTPPDVGELLILSQSVGRSYEAMMRRRKSA
- a CDS encoding VOC family protein; translation: MDVQGFHHVAIQARDIERVTAFYRDLLGFPELTRHLRPDGSLRSIWVGVPGGGFLAIEAAGTEPEPSPFRHERPGLLLLAFRIPKSGRAGAVEALARAGVPLEHETRWSVYVRDPEGNRVALSHHPED
- a CDS encoding response regulator; protein product: MVCALMARLLVVEDNHELASLIVSAAESRGHEARAAYTGEAALEALGPGSKWDIALVDLLLPDIRGSEVLGALRAHGIPAVAVSGVYKGDRFAQEAVQVHGARAFFSKPFELNAVMEALEEAGGISPEPRASPPVPESAPPDELLDEDDLIVLEELAPEPEEGDAASSLHSVAETEALPVPDDGEHALPLPFERREKVWSPTAASPATPSRGTLPEWTLAGDLKDTSVARLLNAYYEARHHGELKLKQGSILKVVYFEAGRIVYAASNLGQERFGRFCVRRGVLPEARLAEVAAYAKEHGLRTGEAMLRLGLMDAARRQQLLEEQVKEIIWSTFTWTEGQYGFSAMRPQRADLVKLSVFPGDLVLEGMEKTETLVALRQRMPPSRRLFPTADPPYGLHELKLQGPQALLLAYADGSKTVEDLLALTDLSERQALATLRGLELLGVLEERPEAPSRRHRITFGL